In Flavobacterium cerinum, one genomic interval encodes:
- a CDS encoding LytR/AlgR family response regulator transcription factor, with amino-acid sequence MRIVIVEDEKPNSDRLTRLIMALKPNAHILIVLESITDSIAWFSTNPTPDLVMMDVRLSDGLSFEILSKIKISCPIIFTTAYDEYAVRAFKFNSVDYLLKPVVPEELAAAFSKLDTLVKDELNTKLENLLNFVSAKEYRSRFLLPYRDGFKTLLVSDIKYFFLELKIIKAKLHNGTEEVIPLKMDELESQLDPKLFFRANRQYIIHIDAIDQIYNHFNSKLVVLIKNNPGLEIIVSREKAGLLKTWIDY; translated from the coding sequence ATGAGAATTGTAATAGTTGAAGATGAAAAACCGAATTCCGATCGGTTAACCCGACTTATCATGGCATTAAAACCGAATGCGCATATTCTTATTGTTCTGGAAAGTATAACCGACAGCATTGCCTGGTTCAGTACAAACCCTACTCCTGATTTAGTTATGATGGATGTCCGCCTGAGTGACGGACTTAGTTTTGAGATTTTATCAAAGATAAAAATCAGCTGCCCGATAATCTTTACAACTGCCTATGATGAATATGCCGTAAGAGCTTTCAAATTCAACAGTGTCGATTACCTGCTTAAACCGGTGGTTCCGGAAGAATTAGCCGCCGCTTTTTCCAAACTGGATACCTTAGTAAAAGATGAATTGAATACAAAACTGGAAAACCTTCTTAATTTCGTTTCCGCAAAAGAATATCGCAGTCGTTTTCTACTTCCCTATCGCGACGGATTTAAAACACTTTTGGTATCCGATATCAAATATTTCTTTTTAGAACTTAAAATCATAAAAGCTAAACTTCACAATGGTACTGAAGAAGTTATCCCTTTAAAAATGGATGAACTCGAAAGCCAGCTTGATCCTAAATTATTTTTTAGAGCAAACCGTCAGTATATCATTCATATTGATGCAATCGATCAGATCTACAATCATTTTAATTCCAAACTGGTAGTGCTTATTAAAAATAATCCCGGTCTTGAAATCATTGTAAGTCGGGAAAAAGCAGGTCTTTTAAAAACCTGGATTGACTATTAA
- a CDS encoding FKBP-type peptidyl-prolyl cis-trans isomerase: MNRIYKIVGSALLMATLFACDDKGAATVEVRDYAQQFAADNVAIEAYLKTHYIEVTHNAHGDVDEMNIKAIPDGGSQVSIWNQTTYPLQSKIVKLHNIEYKMYYLKIAEGTGDAPCGVDKVFTSYRGLLLNDGQFDYAPNATEISLIGAIKGWEYIFPEFKRGVTVENTNGEGVPDGTLRHEDYGAGVVFLPSGLGYYASYVGSIPEYSPLVFTFKLFDIQFLDQDGDGVLSRYEYGFDANGVLIDTDGDGVADIFDIDDDNDGVLTKDEIRIPGSTTGAQYSYDQIPTCEGGNGKKKHLDPSCH; encoded by the coding sequence ATGAATAGAATATATAAGATAGTTGGAAGCGCCTTATTAATGGCAACTCTTTTTGCCTGTGATGATAAAGGTGCTGCTACTGTTGAAGTCCGTGATTACGCTCAACAATTTGCTGCTGATAATGTAGCTATTGAGGCTTATTTGAAAACACATTATATTGAGGTGACTCATAATGCACATGGCGATGTTGATGAAATGAACATAAAAGCAATTCCGGACGGCGGTTCTCAGGTCTCGATTTGGAATCAGACGACCTATCCGTTGCAATCGAAAATTGTAAAATTGCATAATATAGAGTATAAAATGTATTACCTGAAGATTGCCGAAGGTACAGGTGATGCGCCTTGTGGAGTTGATAAAGTATTTACGTCTTACCGCGGATTGTTGTTAAACGACGGTCAGTTTGATTATGCACCAAACGCAACTGAAATTAGTCTTATAGGAGCGATTAAAGGATGGGAATATATTTTCCCGGAATTTAAAAGAGGGGTGACAGTTGAAAATACAAACGGTGAAGGTGTGCCGGATGGTACATTACGTCATGAGGATTATGGTGCCGGTGTGGTATTCCTACCTTCAGGATTAGGATACTATGCAAGTTATGTTGGAAGTATTCCGGAGTATTCGCCATTAGTATTTACATTTAAATTATTCGACATCCAGTTTTTAGATCAGGATGGTGATGGTGTTTTATCGCGTTATGAATATGGATTTGATGCAAACGGTGTCTTAATTGATACGGATGGTGATGGTGTAGCTGATATTTTTGATATTGATGATGATAATGACGGTGTGTTGACAAAAGATGAGATTCGTATACCGGGCTCAACTACAGGCGCACAATATTCTTATGACCAGATTCCGACTTGTGAAGGCGGTAACGGAAAGAAGAAACATCTTGATCCGAGTTGTCACTAA
- a CDS encoding methyltransferase domain-containing protein, protein MMPFNKEYWENRYLNDEAPWDTGSITAPLKEYIDQIIDKTLKILIPGAGNAHELDYLFSQGFHNVFIIDLAPTPLENIKSRNPNFPDSQLLLGDFFDLNDTFDLILEQTFFCALSPELRPQYAVKMHEILKPGGKIAGLLFDFPLTEAGPPFGGSETEYRGLFADTFTIKKLERAHNSIKPRQDRELFFIFEKKITTQQL, encoded by the coding sequence ATGATGCCGTTTAACAAAGAATACTGGGAAAACCGTTACTTAAACGATGAAGCGCCCTGGGATACCGGTTCTATTACCGCACCCTTAAAAGAATATATTGATCAAATTATAGATAAAACGCTTAAAATCCTGATTCCGGGTGCCGGTAACGCACATGAACTGGATTATCTTTTTTCACAGGGTTTCCATAATGTTTTTATTATTGACCTGGCTCCCACTCCTTTAGAAAACATAAAATCACGAAATCCGAATTTCCCGGATTCTCAATTACTATTGGGTGATTTTTTTGATCTGAATGATACGTTTGATTTGATTTTAGAGCAAACCTTTTTTTGCGCCCTGTCACCGGAATTACGTCCGCAATATGCTGTAAAGATGCACGAAATCCTAAAACCCGGCGGAAAGATAGCCGGATTGTTATTTGATTTTCCGCTTACGGAAGCCGGCCCTCCGTTTGGCGGTAGCGAAACCGAATACCGAGGCCTTTTTGCAGACACTTTTACTATCAAAAAACTAGAAAGAGCACATAACTCGATTAAACCGAGACAGGATCGGGAACTGTTTTTTATCTTTGAAAAAAAAATAACAACACAACAACTATGA
- a CDS encoding peptidoglycan-binding domain-containing protein, with protein MYKYTKTFSSRVTDADKEEDPGYNPEKKEKFEITDEDSDILLEKGDTIALTYQPFRNQAFRKVATGQSVIKLHHKGPHVLKLKKAFNTLKYNIQEKDMLFWEDLQLAVIAFQKEHDIKPTGIVDATTLLQLNKALETPEQNNEVMPGKTSGSEFSETSDGTPYNLYHINGEYYISVKVELPQPIEKDKDETIATIYYYQSVFGYSEQQANVMIAQLRRNFRLYRKYENSANYTVDLKAYIADLYFWQDVGSEEINEIITRIISKANIVEGDGGTKEVTDTTNFNKIIDKAHKEVETEKIILTKYIANIEQLDPALLKSYLKGYKEDEFKKELQFKGLSEKYIEEFLYVFQKAIKNKALEMLKQNEMELTKIQMFYKNDEKLDELVEIIEGSSKPIRNAIRKYAQSAGKFIQIVTPENVVPLTPPIKAEYKKLIEIYGGEEFDSFLVTLFMSFGPDSLTKKLLEKDNTRFILNTPAFCASYLNLIAAHMHELPEEFILKNKTIISMMRETLYKGEFNGADYLNSYHQDIVAPVREYQNTLNSLQKPEKAKDHLVLQDLSLNFVSLAHIKSSSDLKKELKNIIYSEKPQNIISVREEIEDDPDFLWSFSPVIGKVMNDYGIINGSNTSNAINDKISEVAFNDSLISLLIAGLSLVLAIAGFFTGGLTTILGGALVAGSVGLGVTDLVIEYNRYKINTAASNTSFDGNKELANLDQSLLPVILSAVGLGIDLFDAVKAIKAVNQAVKLGKSVEKSAVLLLTELKGQGKLLNVTEKAFLENLNQYTTFSQKLKLVTDKKFLRFLEALGEEQSGLVKVGLYHLQKDSPELFKLLSEAKNLDVVMFSRLGSQMAVNPSLAKGINGVFELTGKDMQQWTKVMTHFSGPGGKYIDDLPEFVSLIQRSPAAKHPELTEILLGDYRYLNTVLNGSEDALDVLKKITKKWEAYIKGSQDVDFSVYLNYGNQYAKGIDIKNSKTFTKTIAEYFEGQTEVLGWFASSSNHSKKNLKLWEITEQKLVTAYTNNTLPPNVKKAIDKLINTDLLGSIGLNSGIANARGKVVAAMNKAIGESSTIADIRKLDELKLVDQQASRGSIFEEWLRANHKSGKLGANDWNKLEGKLSFSAEELESLGIKKAITGDAHYTKNGIVLLEFKNTTGKFGNEQLNQMLDYKKLLDAGKIHEVEYVFSNLEAANKNKNSILEVFKRRGYVKISYIDNAGKKINLELP; from the coding sequence ATGTACAAATACACTAAAACATTTTCTTCCCGTGTCACAGATGCCGACAAGGAGGAGGATCCCGGCTATAATCCGGAAAAAAAAGAGAAATTTGAGATTACCGATGAGGACTCCGACATTCTATTGGAAAAAGGAGATACTATCGCTCTAACCTACCAACCGTTTAGAAATCAAGCATTCCGAAAAGTAGCAACGGGACAATCGGTCATCAAACTTCATCACAAGGGACCGCATGTACTGAAGCTAAAAAAAGCTTTTAATACTCTAAAATACAATATACAGGAGAAAGACATGCTTTTTTGGGAAGATCTTCAATTGGCCGTTATAGCCTTTCAGAAAGAGCACGACATCAAACCTACCGGTATCGTTGATGCTACTACCTTATTACAACTAAACAAGGCACTGGAAACACCTGAGCAAAATAACGAAGTGATGCCGGGAAAAACTTCCGGATCAGAATTTTCAGAAACATCAGACGGAACCCCTTACAACTTATACCACATTAACGGAGAATATTACATATCTGTAAAAGTAGAACTTCCGCAACCTATAGAAAAAGATAAAGATGAAACCATTGCTACTATTTATTATTACCAATCTGTATTTGGTTATAGCGAACAGCAAGCTAATGTAATGATAGCACAACTGAGGCGTAATTTTAGACTTTACAGAAAATACGAAAACTCGGCGAACTACACAGTAGACCTGAAAGCTTACATAGCCGATCTTTATTTCTGGCAAGACGTTGGTAGTGAAGAAATCAATGAAATTATAACCAGAATCATAAGTAAAGCTAATATCGTAGAAGGTGACGGCGGAACCAAGGAAGTCACTGACACGACCAATTTTAACAAGATTATAGACAAGGCACACAAAGAGGTTGAAACTGAAAAAATCATCCTGACCAAATATATCGCCAACATTGAGCAACTCGACCCGGCTTTATTAAAAAGCTATCTTAAAGGATATAAAGAGGACGAGTTCAAAAAAGAGCTGCAATTTAAAGGGCTTAGCGAAAAATACATTGAAGAATTCTTATATGTATTTCAAAAGGCTATTAAAAACAAAGCACTGGAAATGCTGAAACAGAACGAAATGGAGCTGACAAAAATCCAGATGTTTTATAAAAATGACGAAAAACTTGATGAACTTGTCGAAATTATAGAAGGTTCATCTAAACCTATACGTAACGCCATACGTAAATATGCTCAATCCGCAGGAAAATTCATCCAAATAGTAACCCCGGAAAATGTAGTACCGTTAACTCCACCTATAAAAGCAGAATATAAAAAACTGATAGAAATTTACGGTGGTGAAGAATTTGATAGCTTCTTGGTTACTCTATTCATGTCGTTTGGCCCGGATTCTCTAACTAAAAAATTACTCGAAAAGGACAATACCCGTTTTATTCTTAATACGCCCGCATTTTGTGCCAGCTATCTGAACCTGATTGCAGCACATATGCATGAATTGCCTGAGGAATTTATCTTAAAGAATAAAACAATCATATCGATGATGAGAGAAACACTTTATAAAGGTGAGTTTAACGGCGCAGATTATCTTAACAGTTACCATCAGGATATAGTCGCTCCGGTTCGGGAATACCAAAACACTTTAAACAGTTTACAAAAACCGGAGAAAGCTAAAGATCATCTGGTATTACAAGACCTGAGTTTAAACTTTGTTTCATTGGCTCATATAAAATCCAGCAGTGACTTAAAAAAAGAACTAAAAAATATAATCTATTCGGAAAAACCACAAAATATTATTTCCGTAAGAGAGGAAATAGAAGATGATCCTGATTTCCTATGGTCGTTCAGTCCGGTTATCGGAAAAGTAATGAATGACTACGGTATCATCAACGGCTCGAACACCAGTAATGCGATCAATGATAAGATCTCCGAAGTAGCTTTCAACGATAGCCTGATCAGCCTGCTTATTGCAGGATTGAGTTTGGTACTTGCCATTGCAGGTTTCTTTACCGGTGGACTTACAACCATATTGGGAGGAGCATTAGTTGCAGGTAGTGTCGGACTTGGCGTTACCGATCTGGTTATAGAATACAACAGATATAAAATCAATACGGCCGCTTCCAACACCTCGTTTGACGGAAACAAAGAACTCGCCAATTTAGATCAGTCTTTACTTCCTGTTATTCTCTCTGCTGTCGGATTGGGAATCGATCTTTTCGATGCCGTCAAGGCTATAAAAGCGGTCAATCAGGCTGTAAAATTAGGTAAGAGTGTTGAAAAAAGTGCTGTTTTACTGTTAACCGAATTAAAAGGTCAAGGCAAGCTGCTTAATGTAACCGAAAAAGCCTTTTTGGAGAACCTGAATCAGTATACTACTTTCTCTCAAAAACTAAAGTTGGTAACCGACAAAAAATTCCTGCGTTTTCTGGAGGCTTTGGGCGAAGAACAATCCGGTCTGGTAAAAGTAGGTTTATATCATTTACAAAAGGACAGTCCTGAATTATTTAAACTACTGTCAGAGGCTAAAAACCTTGACGTGGTAATGTTTTCAAGATTAGGTTCGCAAATGGCTGTCAATCCGAGTCTTGCCAAAGGCATTAACGGCGTATTTGAATTGACAGGAAAAGACATGCAACAATGGACCAAAGTAATGACGCACTTTAGCGGTCCGGGCGGTAAATACATAGATGATCTACCAGAGTTCGTAAGTCTTATTCAACGCTCACCAGCTGCGAAACACCCTGAACTTACTGAGATACTACTTGGTGACTATCGCTATCTGAATACCGTATTGAACGGTTCTGAAGATGCATTGGATGTGTTGAAAAAAATTACAAAAAAATGGGAAGCCTATATAAAAGGATCCCAAGATGTAGACTTCTCGGTATACTTAAATTACGGTAATCAATATGCTAAAGGTATTGATATAAAAAACAGCAAGACTTTCACAAAAACCATTGCAGAGTATTTCGAAGGTCAAACCGAGGTACTGGGATGGTTCGCTTCATCGTCCAATCATTCCAAGAAAAACCTCAAGCTTTGGGAAATTACGGAACAAAAACTGGTTACAGCTTACACCAACAATACCCTGCCGCCCAATGTTAAAAAAGCAATCGACAAGTTAATCAACACCGATCTTCTAGGCAGCATCGGACTTAACAGTGGTATAGCCAATGCCCGTGGTAAAGTCGTAGCAGCTATGAACAAAGCCATTGGTGAAAGTAGTACAATTGCCGACATCCGTAAACTCGATGAATTGAAACTGGTAGACCAACAGGCCTCCCGAGGTAGTATCTTTGAGGAATGGCTACGCGCTAACCACAAAAGCGGAAAACTTGGCGCAAATGACTGGAACAAACTGGAAGGAAAACTTTCTTTCTCTGCCGAAGAGCTGGAATCATTAGGAATAAAAAAAGCCATTACCGGTGATGCGCATTATACCAAAAATGGCATTGTATTACTTGAATTTAAGAATACTACCGGCAAATTTGGTAATGAACAGCTAAATCAAATGCTCGATTATAAAAAATTGCTTGACGCCGGAAAAATTCATGAAGTTGAATATGTTTTTAGTAATTTAGAGGCTGCCAATAAAAACAAAAACTCAATATTAGAGGTTTTTAAACGACGTGGTTACGTTAAAATTTCTTATATTGATAATGCTGGTAAAAAAATAAATTTAGAACTCCCTTAA
- a CDS encoding shikimate kinase — protein MSKIVLVGYMGSGKSTIGELLSEMTGIPAFDLDKIIEKDTQKTIPELFSEFGEIKFRKLEHEKLKSFIAENEHYILSLGGGAPCYANNHEFLKLDGIVSVYLKASIKELIKRLENERANRPLLSGLKEAEVEEFIAKHLFDRSYFYHQAKHVVSVDGKNPDVIATEITGLL, from the coding sequence ATGAGTAAAATTGTTCTTGTTGGATATATGGGGTCGGGAAAGTCCACCATTGGTGAATTGTTATCGGAAATGACGGGAATCCCCGCTTTCGATTTAGATAAAATTATTGAAAAAGATACACAAAAAACGATCCCGGAACTTTTTTCGGAATTCGGTGAGATTAAATTCCGGAAACTGGAACATGAAAAACTGAAATCTTTTATCGCCGAAAACGAGCATTATATACTGAGTCTTGGCGGTGGCGCTCCCTGCTATGCCAATAATCACGAATTTCTGAAATTAGACGGAATTGTATCGGTTTACCTGAAAGCGTCTATTAAAGAGCTTATAAAGCGTTTGGAGAACGAACGAGCCAACCGACCGCTATTATCCGGATTAAAAGAAGCGGAAGTCGAAGAGTTTATCGCCAAACATTTATTCGATCGAAGTTATTTTTATCATCAGGCCAAACACGTAGTGTCGGTTGACGGTAAAAATCCGGATGTTATCGCCACCGAAATAACCGGCTTATTATAA
- a CDS encoding sensor histidine kinase — translation MMINEINQYLVRRWKRVLYTLLSLLLYYIISFLLHPGAYYWKILFTQPITVIFCDIGLSLLFCILISRFSIFLNKTLNKKLPWTEKTLQRALTQILLQIAGVIVIVLFQIALSMLFYDEECADDPLCDFEDLWMWAIGSIIIGLIIGSINTGSYLIDNWKKTALEAADQRLKAADMKRAVTEAELNALKLQIDPHFVFNNLSVLSELILKDQKLGYEFSENFSKVYRYLLVNSRKDLIALSEELKFVESYIFLLQNRIGQGVNFKINIDKASFGLFLPPLTLQLLIENALKHNQTTKTNPLQVSVYSQSDTELVVENTIIPIQGSVSSSGTGLKNIIGRYDLLGLTAPTIIQNENSFKVIINLKS, via the coding sequence ATGATGATCAATGAAATAAACCAATATCTTGTCAGAAGATGGAAACGTGTACTTTATACACTTCTTTCCCTTTTACTGTATTATATCATTTCATTTTTGCTCCATCCGGGTGCTTATTACTGGAAAATTTTATTTACCCAACCGATAACCGTTATATTTTGCGATATCGGCTTATCGTTGCTGTTCTGTATTTTAATTTCTCGGTTTAGTATTTTCCTGAACAAAACACTCAATAAAAAGTTACCGTGGACTGAAAAAACTTTACAACGCGCCTTAACCCAGATCCTTTTACAAATCGCCGGAGTTATCGTAATCGTTCTGTTTCAGATTGCATTAAGTATGCTTTTTTATGATGAGGAATGCGCAGATGATCCTTTATGTGATTTTGAAGATCTCTGGATGTGGGCCATTGGTAGTATAATCATCGGGCTTATTATCGGTAGCATCAATACCGGAAGTTATCTGATTGATAACTGGAAAAAAACAGCACTTGAAGCCGCTGATCAAAGACTAAAGGCCGCCGATATGAAAAGAGCCGTAACCGAAGCTGAACTCAATGCTTTAAAACTCCAAATCGATCCGCATTTTGTCTTTAATAATCTTAGTGTCCTTTCTGAACTTATCTTAAAAGATCAGAAATTAGGGTATGAATTTTCGGAGAATTTTTCAAAGGTGTACCGCTATTTATTGGTCAACTCAAGAAAAGACCTGATAGCGCTTTCCGAAGAATTAAAATTTGTAGAATCGTATATCTTTTTATTACAAAACAGAATCGGTCAGGGTGTAAACTTTAAAATTAATATCGACAAAGCTTCTTTCGGATTATTCCTGCCACCGCTTACATTACAGCTATTAATCGAAAATGCCTTAAAGCACAATCAGACAACCAAAACAAATCCTTTACAGGTTTCTGTATATAGCCAAAGTGATACCGAGTTAGTTGTCGAAAATACGATAATTCCCATACAAGGTAGTGTCAGTTCTTCCGGAACGGGTTTAAAAAACATTATAGGACGATACGATCTGCTTGGCTTAACCGCACCGACAATCATTCAAAATGAAAATTCATTTAAAGTAATAATCAACTTAAAGTCATAA
- a CDS encoding efflux RND transporter periplasmic adaptor subunit, translating to MKFIQSYRNSNLVILLLVAATLFSCGQKEADLSQQIPKPEVDFLTVESGTGAINKKYPGMIEGSVNVAIKAQVSGYLEAIFVKEGDYVQKGQALFKIKGDVYEEQVNNSSAAYKNAEANLANAKLEVEKIRPLVEGKVYAPIQLKTAEANYEAAKAQLAQAKATLGSSRINADFSLIKAPVSGYISRIPNRIGNLVTPGDTEPLTTLSDINTVFVYFSLSEADYLAFLKDTADNKGVQLILADGSTYEHKGTVEIASGNIDRTTGSIALKAIFPNPKKYLRSGGSARVILNSNLSAVTSVPMASVKDIQDKFFVFILKGNKVAMTPIEIAGSTDSNYFVSKGIKSGDKVALNNIDALSDGLEITPKVSASTQEKK from the coding sequence ATGAAATTTATCCAAAGCTATCGCAATAGTAACCTGGTAATTCTTTTACTGGTTGCAGCCACATTATTCTCATGCGGGCAAAAAGAAGCTGATCTTTCACAACAAATACCAAAACCCGAAGTTGACTTTTTAACGGTAGAATCCGGTACGGGTGCTATCAATAAAAAATATCCGGGGATGATCGAAGGAAGTGTCAATGTTGCCATAAAAGCACAGGTTTCCGGTTATCTTGAGGCTATTTTTGTAAAAGAAGGCGACTACGTTCAAAAAGGACAGGCACTATTTAAAATTAAGGGTGATGTTTATGAAGAACAAGTCAATAACAGTAGTGCTGCGTACAAAAATGCTGAGGCAAATCTGGCCAATGCCAAACTGGAAGTGGAAAAAATAAGACCTTTAGTCGAAGGAAAAGTATATGCTCCGATACAGTTAAAAACCGCCGAAGCTAACTATGAAGCTGCGAAAGCGCAACTTGCCCAGGCAAAAGCAACGTTGGGTTCTTCCCGTATTAACGCCGATTTCTCTTTGATCAAAGCACCGGTAAGCGGATATATCAGTCGTATTCCAAATCGTATCGGGAACCTTGTCACTCCGGGTGATACTGAACCACTTACCACTTTATCAGATATTAATACGGTATTTGTTTACTTTTCCTTAAGTGAAGCCGATTATCTGGCTTTTCTTAAAGATACTGCCGACAATAAAGGGGTACAACTTATTTTGGCCGATGGCAGCACCTACGAACATAAAGGCACTGTAGAAATTGCCAGCGGGAATATCGACAGAACAACCGGAAGTATCGCCTTAAAAGCCATCTTCCCGAATCCGAAAAAATATCTGCGCTCCGGCGGTTCAGCCAGAGTAATCTTAAACAGCAATCTATCGGCAGTTACCAGCGTACCGATGGCCAGCGTAAAAGACATACAGGATAAGTTCTTTGTATTCATCTTAAAAGGAAATAAAGTTGCGATGACACCTATTGAAATTGCCGGAAGTACTGATAGCAATTACTTTGTAAGCAAGGGCATCAAATCAGGCGACAAGGTGGCACTAAACAACATCGATGCGTTGTCCGACGGGTTGGAAATTACTCCCAAAGTAAGCGCATCAACACAGGAAAAAAAATAA
- a CDS encoding DUF5367 domain-containing protein: MKTHKENYPLVSFIVGFLVWLLATVLFRVAGQHFFIVDNVFVMVALYIILIPALGFIATMVFNKFKLDKLESIKSAAIMVLPGMLLDTLCVQFFGELFPNMPEAYSKTFASWLMFAYSIVLISGLLRKTGR, translated from the coding sequence ATGAAAACACATAAAGAGAATTACCCGCTTGTTAGTTTTATTGTTGGCTTTTTGGTCTGGTTGTTAGCCACTGTTTTGTTTCGGGTTGCAGGACAACATTTTTTTATTGTCGACAATGTATTCGTAATGGTGGCTTTATATATTATTCTGATACCGGCATTGGGTTTTATTGCAACGATGGTCTTTAATAAGTTTAAATTGGATAAACTAGAAAGTATAAAATCGGCAGCCATTATGGTTTTACCGGGTATGCTACTGGATACACTATGCGTACAGTTTTTCGGAGAATTATTTCCTAATATGCCTGAAGCGTATAGTAAAACTTTTGCTTCCTGGTTAATGTTTGCATATTCTATTGTTTTGATTTCAGGTCTTTTGAGGAAAACTGGAAGGTAA
- a CDS encoding phosphoribosyltransferase family protein has translation MKNIILTQQEINHKTKRIAYQIYETFADEKEVVLAGIAANGYIFAQKIARELEQISDLKVVLCEVKINKTQPQEAIQTSLTPEEYKNKCLVLIDDVLNSGTTLIYGVKHFLDVPLKKFKTAVLVDRNHKKYPVKADFKGLSLSTSLLEHIQVVFEDTDEYAYLS, from the coding sequence ATGAAGAATATCATTCTGACACAACAGGAAATCAATCATAAAACCAAGCGAATTGCTTATCAGATTTATGAAACTTTTGCTGATGAGAAGGAGGTCGTTTTAGCCGGTATTGCGGCCAACGGCTATATTTTCGCCCAAAAAATTGCAAGGGAACTGGAACAGATTTCCGATTTAAAAGTCGTTTTATGCGAAGTAAAAATCAACAAAACACAACCACAGGAAGCGATACAAACCTCTTTAACACCGGAAGAATACAAGAATAAATGTCTGGTATTGATTGACGATGTTTTAAACTCCGGTACCACGTTGATTTACGGTGTAAAACACTTTTTAGATGTTCCGTTAAAGAAATTCAAAACTGCGGTACTTGTTGATCGTAATCATAAAAAATACCCGGTAAAAGCGGATTTTAAAGGCTTATCATTATCGACTTCCCTGTTGGAACACATACAGGTTGTTTTTGAAGATACAGATGAATATGCATATTTAAGCTAA
- a CDS encoding RNA-binding S4 domain-containing protein: MRVDKYLWCVRYYKTRNIATEACKKGHITVNGQAAKPSREVFPTDKITLRKDQINYILTVLDVPDNRVGAKLVDIYRKDETPAEAFEHLELLRLSKEHYRAKGTGRPTKKDRRDIDDYTDDNIDFEDDAV, translated from the coding sequence ATGAGAGTGGATAAATATTTGTGGTGCGTCCGATACTACAAAACAAGAAACATCGCCACAGAGGCTTGTAAAAAAGGACATATCACTGTAAATGGGCAGGCTGCCAAACCATCGCGAGAGGTTTTTCCAACCGATAAAATCACATTACGAAAAGACCAAATCAACTATATTCTAACTGTTTTAGACGTTCCGGACAACCGTGTCGGTGCCAAACTGGTCGATATTTACCGTAAAGATGAAACACCGGCAGAAGCATTTGAACATCTGGAGCTACTTCGCTTGTCTAAAGAACATTATCGTGCCAAAGGAACCGGAAGACCAACCAAAAAAGATCGTCGTGACATTGACGATTATACTGATGATAACATAGATTTTGAAGATGATGCCGTTTAA